The region AATTCATTCAGGCGCTGGCTTCATAAATCACAAAGCGCTTGCAGGAGCTTTCAATCACCTCCCAGCTGCCCACAAAGCCGCGCGGCATCACAAAGCTTTCGCCCGCCTTGACGGTGACGCTGTGGCCCTCATCGCTGCAGATCACGCTCACGCCTTCGAGCATGTGGCAGTACTCTTCCTCGGTGTAGTTGACCCGCCATTTGCCTGGCTCGCTGCGCCAAATCCCGGCCATGAATTGCCGGCTCGGGTCGGTGTACTGCAGCCACAGGGTTTGCTTGGGGTTGCCGGCAATCAGCTTCTCTGGCGCGAGGTAATACTCTTCAGCCTTCGTATCGGCCGGGGCGCTGGTGTTGTCGAGCTTGAGGACTTGGGGCTTGGACATGATGGCTTGGCGAGCGTGATCGATGAATGAGGGGAATCCGTTTGAATGCGGATTTAGGCCGCAGGTTCACGCAGCTGGAACACATTGCCTTCGGGGTCGAAGCCGTCGCAGGCCCTGAAACCCCGCGCCGTCCATTCCTGCGCGGCTGGACCCAGCTGTCCGCCGAGCGTCGCGGCCTTGGCGCGTGCTTCAGCAAGGCTGGTGACCGGCAGGCAGATCTTGATGGGGGTTTGGTCCCTGATCTCAGGCGGTTGGCTGATCGTGAAGCTCTCGGCAATGGATTGTGGGATGCCGTGAATGACGAGCTGAAAGCCCGCGTCATCCAGCACCACATGGGCTGCGTCACGGTGTACTTCCCTCATCGCCACCACCTCGCGGTAGAAGCGTGTCATGGCTTCAACATCTTTGGCGAAGACGACGGCGCTGGGTTTGGGGCGTGTGTTCATGAGGGTATGGCCTGAAAGAGAGGGTGGCTGAGCACGAGGGCCTCAAGGCTTCTCTGCATCAACTTTCGCCTTGGCTTTTGAATCAACAAAGGCCGAGGCGCCGAAATAGAAGGCCACCACCACGCTCGTCACGGTGGTGAAGCTGCTGAGCATGGTCTCGGTGATCGGCGGTAGCTTCTCAACGCTTTTGATAAAAAAGGCCACCAGGCCGACCAGCACGAGGTACTGAACAATCACGGCAGCGGCGATGGCCTGGCGCAAGCGCTCGTTGTAATCCCCGGCCGTGCCGGCCAATCCGCTGCGCCTGTCGGTGAGCAGCGCAAAGAATGTGATCACGCCCGCCGCCGGCGTGCAAAAAGCCAGCGGCGCG is a window of Paucibacter sp. KCTC 42545 DNA encoding:
- a CDS encoding cupin domain-containing protein; its protein translation is MSKPQVLKLDNTSAPADTKAEEYYLAPEKLIAGNPKQTLWLQYTDPSRQFMAGIWRSEPGKWRVNYTEEEYCHMLEGVSVICSDEGHSVTVKAGESFVMPRGFVGSWEVIESSCKRFVIYEASA
- a CDS encoding VOC family protein; this encodes MNTRPKPSAVVFAKDVEAMTRFYREVVAMREVHRDAAHVVLDDAGFQLVIHGIPQSIAESFTISQPPEIRDQTPIKICLPVTSLAEARAKAATLGGQLGPAAQEWTARGFRACDGFDPEGNVFQLREPAA